Proteins encoded in a region of the Pelmatolapia mariae isolate MD_Pm_ZW linkage group LG16_19, Pm_UMD_F_2, whole genome shotgun sequence genome:
- the ackr3a gene encoding atypical chemokine receptor 3a, protein MSLSSSDMEVFWDSFDELNFSDTFSNITSVESMVCATAFNRTALLNSMCVLYTFIFIVGLAANALVLWVNIRAQRDSSPRHETHMYITHLAVADLCVCATLPIWVSSLAQHGHWPFGEVACKLTHLLFFVNLFGSIFFLACMSVDRYLSVTRHPDEGGARRKLIRRGACIGVWLLALMASLPDTYFLHTVKSAHGDTMLCRPEYPEENPKEWMVGVQLSFILLGFVLPFPIIAVFYILLARAFARSSSSSSTSSSSPVEQERHVSRRVILAYIVVFLACWGPYHGVLLADALSQLGVVPLTCGLENVIYVALHLTQCLSLLHCCFNPILYNFINRNYRYDLMKAFIFKYSTRTGLARLIEASNVSEAEYSAVAVENPPQI, encoded by the coding sequence ATGAGTCTAAGCAGCAGTGATATGGAGGTCTTTTGGGACTCTTTTGATGAGCTCAACTTCTCTGACACATTCAGCAACATAACAAGTGTGGAATCAATGGTGTGTGCAACGGCATTCAACCGTACGGCTCTGCTGAATTCCATGTGCGTCCTCTACACTTTCATCTTCATCGTCGGCCTGGCCGCTAACGCCCTGGTCCTCTGGGTCAACATCCGCGCACAAAGAGACTCCAGCCCTCGCCATGAGACACACATGTACATCACACACCTGGCAGTTGCGGACCTCTGCGTGTGCGCTACGCTGCCTATATGGGTGAGCTCACTGGCCCAGCATGGCCACTGGCCCTTTGGTGAAGTGGCATGCAAACTCACTCACCTGCTCTTCTTCGTCAACCTTTTCGGGAGCATCTTCTTCCTGGCCTGCATGAGTGTGGATCGCTACCTGAGTGTGACGCGGCATCCAGATGAGGGAGGTGCACGCAGGAAGTTGATTCGCCGTGGTGCGTGTATAGGGGTGTGGCTTCTGGCTCTGATGGCCTCCTTGCCAGACACCTACTTTTTGCATACTGTGAAGTCAGCACACGGGGACACCATGCTGTGCAGGCCTGAGTACCCAGAGGAGAACCCCAAGGAGTGGATGGTGGGGGTGCAGCTGAGCTTCATCCTCCTTGGCTTTGTTCTCCCCTTCCCCAtcattgctgtgttttacatCCTGCTGGCCAGAGCTTTCGctcgctcctcttcctcttcttctacTTCATCGTCTTCCCCAGTGGAGCAGGAGCGCCACGTGAGCCGCAGGGTGATCCTAGCTTACATTGTGGTTTTTCTGGCCTGCTGGGGGCCCTACCACGGTGTCCTTCTGGCTGACGCTCTGTCACAGCTGGGCGTAGTGCCGCTGACCTGTGGCCTGGAGAATGTGATCTATGTGGCCTTACATCTCACCCAGTGCCTGTCCTTGCTTCACTGCTGTTTCAACCCCATCCTCTACAACTTCATCAACAGAAACTATCGCTATGACCTCATGAAGGCTTTCATTTTCAAATACTCAACGAGGACGGGCCTGGCACGTCTTATTGAGGCTTCGAACGTGTCTGAGGCCGAGTACTCTGCTGTAGCCGTAGAAAACCCACCACAGATTTGA